In a single window of the Limnochorda sp. L945t genome:
- a CDS encoding enoyl-CoA hydratase/isomerase family protein — translation MESRDDAAKTVPEEAGEGLVRYEPREGYAVITLNRPDKYNALSYALLSALAVALDRAEQEPAVRAIVLAGAGKHFCAGADITEMEGIDGAAAAQAWIRRRAPLFERVSACEKPVVAAIQGAAMGGGLEIAMQADIRIAGESAAFGQPEIRLGIMPGAGGTQRLARLVGLGRALEWLMTGARMDAREAWRVGLVNRVVPDGQVLGEAEKLAGELARQAPVALRLIKEVTRRGLEGPLSWGLVWERQAFAMTLATEDRAEGVRAFLEKRPPSFRGR, via the coding sequence ATGGAGTCCCGAGATGACGCGGCAAAGACCGTCCCGGAGGAGGCCGGGGAAGGGCTCGTGCGCTACGAGCCCCGGGAGGGGTACGCCGTCATCACCCTCAACCGGCCCGACAAGTACAATGCGTTGAGCTACGCCCTGCTCTCGGCCCTGGCCGTGGCCCTGGACAGGGCCGAGCAGGAGCCGGCGGTGAGGGCCATCGTGCTGGCGGGGGCGGGCAAGCACTTCTGCGCCGGGGCGGACATCACGGAGATGGAAGGGATCGACGGGGCGGCCGCGGCGCAAGCGTGGATCCGCCGGCGCGCACCCTTGTTCGAGCGGGTGAGCGCCTGCGAGAAGCCGGTGGTGGCGGCCATCCAGGGCGCCGCCATGGGCGGGGGCCTCGAGATCGCGATGCAGGCCGACATCCGGATCGCCGGGGAGAGCGCCGCCTTCGGCCAGCCCGAGATCCGGCTCGGGATCATGCCGGGCGCCGGTGGCACGCAGCGGCTGGCGCGCCTCGTCGGGCTCGGGCGCGCTCTGGAGTGGCTCATGACGGGGGCCCGCATGGATGCTCGGGAGGCGTGGCGGGTCGGGCTGGTCAACCGGGTCGTGCCCGACGGCCAGGTGCTGGGCGAGGCGGAGAAGCTGGCGGGCGAGCTTGCGCGGCAGGCACCCGTGGCCCTGCGGCTCATCAAAGAGGTGACCCGGCGTGGGCTCGAAGGGCCGCTGTCGTGGGGGCTGGTGTGGGAGCGGCAGGCCTTTGCGATGACCCTGGCGACGGAGGATCGGGCGGAA
- a CDS encoding acyl-CoA carboxylase subunit beta produces MADESLPLAPSQAPADVHERVRQAEARALAGGPRRYHESAAAQGKLFVRERLRRLLDPGSAMVEDGLLAAAESPELAADAVVTGIGRIHGRPVCFMASDSTVKAGSWGARTVEKIVRIQETAMRMAVPMIYLVDSAGARITDQVEMFPGRRHAGRIFYNQVKMSGVVPQVCVLFGPSPAGAAYVPALSDVTIMVDANASAFLGSPRMAEMVIGEKVSLEEMGGARMHCTESGLGDWLASSEDEAIALVRRYLAYMPDHWQAKPPAAAPVPPRPGRPVAEIVPLRPNTPFDMMELIEALVDEGSLLEIKRLYAPEIITALARIEGRAVGIVANQPKVKGGVLFVDSSDKAARFVWLCNAYGIPLLYLADVPGFMIGSRVERQGIIRHGAKMICATSEATVPKIAVIVRKCYGAGLYAMAGPAFEPDCTLALPTAQIAVMGPEAAVNAVYYNRIMQLPEAERGAFVEEKREEYTRDVDVVRLASQLIVDAVVPPERLRQEIVERLELYGHRPVPAFSHRRNPVYPV; encoded by the coding sequence GTGGCGGACGAGTCACTCCCCCTTGCGCCTTCTCAGGCGCCGGCCGACGTGCACGAGCGGGTGCGCCAGGCCGAAGCGCGGGCCCTGGCCGGAGGCCCCCGGCGCTACCACGAGTCGGCGGCGGCCCAGGGCAAGCTCTTCGTGCGGGAACGGCTGCGTCGGCTGCTCGACCCCGGCTCCGCCATGGTGGAAGACGGGTTGCTCGCGGCCGCCGAGAGCCCGGAACTCGCCGCCGACGCGGTGGTGACGGGCATCGGCCGCATCCACGGGCGGCCGGTCTGCTTCATGGCGTCGGATTCCACGGTGAAGGCGGGTTCGTGGGGCGCCCGCACCGTCGAGAAGATCGTGCGCATCCAGGAGACCGCGATGCGCATGGCGGTGCCCATGATCTACCTGGTCGACTCGGCCGGGGCGCGCATCACCGACCAGGTGGAGATGTTCCCGGGGCGGCGCCATGCCGGGCGCATCTTCTACAACCAGGTGAAGATGTCCGGCGTCGTTCCCCAGGTCTGCGTCCTCTTCGGGCCGTCGCCGGCCGGGGCGGCGTACGTCCCGGCGCTGTCCGACGTGACCATCATGGTCGACGCCAACGCGAGCGCTTTCCTCGGCTCGCCCCGGATGGCCGAGATGGTGATCGGCGAGAAGGTGAGCCTCGAGGAGATGGGCGGCGCCCGCATGCACTGCACCGAGAGCGGGCTGGGCGACTGGTTGGCGAGCAGCGAGGACGAGGCGATCGCCCTGGTGCGCCGTTACCTCGCCTACATGCCCGACCACTGGCAGGCGAAGCCGCCCGCCGCTGCGCCGGTGCCGCCGCGCCCGGGCCGGCCGGTCGCGGAGATCGTGCCCCTGCGCCCCAACACGCCTTTCGACATGATGGAGCTCATCGAGGCGCTGGTCGACGAGGGGTCGCTGCTCGAGATCAAGAGGCTGTACGCGCCCGAGATCATCACGGCGCTGGCCCGCATCGAGGGGCGGGCGGTGGGAATCGTTGCCAACCAGCCCAAGGTCAAGGGCGGCGTGCTCTTCGTGGACTCCTCGGACAAAGCGGCGCGCTTCGTCTGGCTGTGCAACGCGTACGGCATCCCGTTGTTGTACCTGGCCGACGTGCCCGGCTTCATGATCGGAAGCCGGGTGGAGCGCCAGGGCATCATCCGGCACGGGGCCAAGATGATCTGCGCCACGAGCGAGGCGACGGTGCCCAAGATCGCCGTCATCGTCCGCAAGTGTTACGGGGCAGGGCTCTACGCGATGGCGGGGCCCGCCTTCGAACCGGACTGCACCCTGGCCCTGCCCACCGCCCAGATCGCGGTCATGGGGCCCGAGGCGGCCGTGAATGCGGTCTACTACAACCGCATCATGCAGCTGCCCGAGGCGGAGCGGGGCGCGTTCGTCGAGGAAAAGCGCGAGGAGTACACCCGGGACGTCGATGTCGTCCGGCTTGCCTCCCAGCTCATCGTCGACGCCGTGGTGCCCCCCGAGCGGTTGCGGCAGGAGATCGTGGAACGCCTCGAGCTCTACGGGCACCGCCCGGTGCCGGCGTTCTCCCACCGTCGCAACCCCGTCTACCCGGTGTGA
- a CDS encoding enoyl-CoA hydratase/isomerase family protein, protein MSGHVVREGPDEAGVLRLTLSDPERRNPLTGEAAAALADALEQAERLPAVRAILLTGSGEAFCAGADLREFAATGGRPAPEAFAGGEALVRLFKLGAGLRRPLVAAVNGWALGGGLGLVALAHVAVASDRARFGATEVRLGMFPMVVMPALARAVGERRALELGLTGRLFDAHEAQAMGLVHRVVPHDRLPEEAGAVARQIAGWSPLAVEVGLRGWAESRDLPVGSAIEYLHALRLVLAGSDDFQEGVRAFLEKRAPQWKGR, encoded by the coding sequence ATGAGCGGCCACGTGGTGCGCGAAGGGCCCGACGAGGCCGGGGTGCTGCGCCTCACCCTGAGCGACCCCGAACGGCGCAATCCCCTCACCGGAGAGGCGGCTGCGGCGCTCGCGGATGCCCTCGAGCAGGCCGAACGGTTGCCCGCGGTCCGGGCGATCCTGCTGACCGGCAGCGGCGAGGCGTTTTGCGCGGGGGCGGACCTGCGGGAGTTCGCCGCCACGGGCGGCCGGCCGGCCCCGGAGGCCTTCGCCGGTGGAGAGGCGCTGGTGCGGCTGTTCAAGCTGGGAGCCGGGCTTCGCCGGCCGCTGGTGGCCGCGGTCAACGGGTGGGCGCTGGGGGGCGGCCTGGGGCTGGTGGCGCTCGCTCACGTGGCGGTGGCCTCCGACCGGGCCCGCTTCGGGGCGACCGAGGTACGCCTCGGCATGTTTCCCATGGTGGTGATGCCGGCGCTGGCCCGGGCGGTGGGGGAGCGGCGCGCCCTGGAGCTCGGCCTGACCGGGCGCCTCTTCGATGCCCACGAGGCCCAGGCGATGGGGCTCGTCCACCGGGTCGTGCCCCACGACCGGCTGCCGGAAGAGGCCGGCGCGGTGGCCCGCCAGATCGCCGGCTGGAGCCCGCTGGCCGTCGAAGTGGGCCTGCGGGGGTGGGCCGAGAGCCGGGATCTCCCGGTGGGGAGCGCCATCGAGTACCTGCACGCGCTGCGGCTCGTGCTCGCCGGGAGCGACGATTTCCAGGAAGGCGTGCGCGCGTTCCTCGAAAAGCGGGCGCCGCAGTGGAAGGGGCGCTGA
- a CDS encoding biotin/lipoyl-binding carrier protein, producing the protein MTPVKAEMTGMVARVAVEPGASVRPGDEVVVLESMKMEIPVTAPAGGQVREVRVRPGDFVQEGDVLVVLE; encoded by the coding sequence ATGACGCCGGTCAAAGCTGAGATGACGGGGATGGTGGCCCGGGTCGCGGTGGAGCCGGGGGCTTCGGTGCGGCCGGGCGACGAGGTCGTGGTGCTGGAGTCCATGAAGATGGAGATCCCTGTGACGGCGCCGGCCGGAGGGCAGGTCCGGGAAGTACGGGTGAGGCCGGGCGACTTCGTGCAGGAGGGCGACGTGCTGGTGGTGCTGGAATGA